In a genomic window of Epinephelus lanceolatus isolate andai-2023 chromosome 3, ASM4190304v1, whole genome shotgun sequence:
- the lgsn gene encoding lengsin isoform X2 — protein sequence MSLGHRKGVRVTGRHVPPVDWSSSSSGGPSIIHSPISTPVPPDTPTVISIGPLPHRAHERVDDPRMDKPATGEDWSTDTSSQTRVSFGEMGVPRQTMEELKTILRESPLLSIRGRDDGKPGSPYTYLHGSSSSGGGVGGRPNGRQDDGNPNRVFSTFKPQSDASRRGPMSRDSTSIQQPSGMDSSSSLRSDANTNRQPGVRDHTYASSGSWGETGGSNTDNETESVEIFGNQRFISAMEQIKQQIARENINFVRFEATDLHGVSRSKTVPVRFFHEKAVYGVPMPRSYLELTLSPKSNEVDNASAANFSSDVLLIPDLSTFRVLPWAEQTARVICDPCTVTGSPLRTSPRLIAKQLLGQLQSMGFSLHSSFTYECCVLGAPDRIGPKTLMFPATTLLSNHDLPFFQQLVDSMYCMGADIDSIASASGPGQMEINLRPEFGIAAADTAFTFRTGIKEMARKHSYIASFFTDDGLYNAGVLSHSLWDANGRRSLFLSGERAGELSEIGRKWLAGLLTHSAALSCLMSPGLGCRSHIAKTIKDPKRMLYATCGSNDNSSSFNIKCHGGRETHIDNKLGSAMANPYIVLAATVAAGLDGIRRNLNVESGLNKAPTQQKEFAIPVKLDEALDALGEDHVIRSTLGEPFVQYFIAMKKFEIETQELDDERNKCLEYFI from the exons ATGAGCCTGGGTCACAGGAAGGGAGTGAGGGTGACTGGGAGACATGTACCACCGGTGgactggagcagcagcagcagtggaggTCCATCCATCATCCACTCTCCCATCAGCACCCCTGTACCTCCAGATACCCCCACTGTGATCTCCATCGGCCCCCTGCCTCACAGGGCGCATGAGAGAGTTGATGATCCCAGGATGGACAAACCAGCAACTGGGGAGGACTGGTCCACAGACACGTCGTCTCAAACCAGGGTGTCCTTCGGTGAGATGGGCGTTCCCCGGCAGACCATGGAGGAGCTGAAGACCATCCTGAGGGAAAGTCCTCTGCTCAGCATCCGGGGTAGAGATGATGGGAAGCCAGGGAGTCCTTATACATACCTCCAcggaagcagcagcagtggcggTGGTGTTGGTGGAAGGCCCAATGGACGACAGGACGATGGAAACCCCAACAGGGTGTTCAGCACCTTCAAACCCCAGTCTGACGCTTCCAGAAGGGGGCCCATGTCCAGAGATAGCACATCTATTCAGCAGCCTTCCGGCATGGATTCATCCAGCTCACTCAGGTCTGATGCAAACACAAATAGGCAGCCTGGAGTCAGGGATCACACATATGCAAGCAGCGGCTCCTGGGGCGAGACTGGAGGTTCTAATACAG ATAACGAAACCGAGTCAGTCGAGATCTTTGGGAATCAGAGGTTCATTTCAGCCATGGAGCAGATCAAGCAGCAGATCGCCAGAGAAAACATCAACTTTGTCCGCTTTGAGGCCACCGACCTCCACGGGGTGTCCAGGTCCAAGACAGTGCCTGTCCGCTTCTTCCAT GAGAAAGCAGTATATGGGGTACCGATGCCGAGAAGCTACTTGGAGCTGACCCTGAGCCCTAAGAGCAACGAAGTGGACAATGCCAGCGCCGCCAACTTCAGCAGTGATGTCCTCCTGATCCCTGATCTTTCAACCTTCAGGGTCTTACCCTGGGCTGAGCAGACAGCCCGAGTCATCTGCGACCCCTGCACTGTGACAGGAAGCCCTCTTCGCACCTCACCTCGCCTCATTGCCAAGCAGCTCCTCGGCCAGCTCCAAAGCATGGGATTCTCCCTGCACTCATCCTTCACCTACGAATGCTGTGTCCTCGGAGCGCCAGACCGGATCGGACCAAAGACACTCATGTTCCCGGCCACCACCCTGCTCAGCAATCATGACCTGCCATTCTTCCAGCAGCTGGTGGACAGCATGTACTGCATGGGTGCAGACATAGACAGCATCGCCTCTGCAAGCGGCCCCGGCCAGATGGAGATCAACCTGAGGCCAGAGTTTGGGATTGCTGCTGCTGATACCGCCTTCACTTTCCGCACAGGCATCAAAGAAATGGCCCGTAAACACAGCTACATCGCCAGCTTCTTCACTGATGATGGCCTGTACAATGCTGGGGTGCTCTCTCACAGCTTGTGGGATGCTAACGGGCGACGTAGCCTCTTCCTTAGCGGGGAGAGGGCAGGCGAGCTATCTGAGATTGGCAGAAAATGGCTGGCCGGGCTCCTCACCCACTCTGCTGCCCTGAGCTGCCTGATGTCACCCGGCCTGGGCTGCCGGAGCCACATCGCCAAGACAATCAAAGACCCCAAAAGGATGTTATATGCAACATGCGGTTCCAACGATAACAGCAGCTCCTTCAACATCAAGTGTCACGGCGGGAGGGAGACGCACATTGACAACAAGCTGGGCTCAGCCATGGCCAACCCTTACATTGTCCTGGCTGCTACTGTGGCCGCAGGACTGGACGGCATCAGGCGAAACCTGAATGTTGAGAGTGGTCTGAACAAAGCCCCCACTCAGCAGAAGGAGTTCGCCATTCCCGTGAAGCTCGACGAAGCTCTGGATGCGTTGGGGGAGGATCACGTCATCCGCAGCACCCTCGGAGAGCCGTTCGTTCAGTATTTCATCGCCATGAAAAAGTTTGAGATCGAGACCCAAGAACTGGATGATGAGAGGAACAAGTGCCTGGAGTATTTCATCTAG
- the lgsn gene encoding lengsin isoform X1 codes for MNDSEDFKEGQSRSKDQIDGTRMSLGHRKGVRVTGRHVPPVDWSSSSSGGPSIIHSPISTPVPPDTPTVISIGPLPHRAHERVDDPRMDKPATGEDWSTDTSSQTRVSFGEMGVPRQTMEELKTILRESPLLSIRGRDDGKPGSPYTYLHGSSSSGGGVGGRPNGRQDDGNPNRVFSTFKPQSDASRRGPMSRDSTSIQQPSGMDSSSSLRSDANTNRQPGVRDHTYASSGSWGETGGSNTDNETESVEIFGNQRFISAMEQIKQQIARENINFVRFEATDLHGVSRSKTVPVRFFHEKAVYGVPMPRSYLELTLSPKSNEVDNASAANFSSDVLLIPDLSTFRVLPWAEQTARVICDPCTVTGSPLRTSPRLIAKQLLGQLQSMGFSLHSSFTYECCVLGAPDRIGPKTLMFPATTLLSNHDLPFFQQLVDSMYCMGADIDSIASASGPGQMEINLRPEFGIAAADTAFTFRTGIKEMARKHSYIASFFTDDGLYNAGVLSHSLWDANGRRSLFLSGERAGELSEIGRKWLAGLLTHSAALSCLMSPGLGCRSHIAKTIKDPKRMLYATCGSNDNSSSFNIKCHGGRETHIDNKLGSAMANPYIVLAATVAAGLDGIRRNLNVESGLNKAPTQQKEFAIPVKLDEALDALGEDHVIRSTLGEPFVQYFIAMKKFEIETQELDDERNKCLEYFI; via the exons ATGAATGACTCTGAAGATTTCAAG GAGGGCCAGAGTAGAAGCAAAGACCAAATAGATGGTACAAGGATGAGCCTGGGTCACAGGAAGGGAGTGAGGGTGACTGGGAGACATGTACCACCGGTGgactggagcagcagcagcagtggaggTCCATCCATCATCCACTCTCCCATCAGCACCCCTGTACCTCCAGATACCCCCACTGTGATCTCCATCGGCCCCCTGCCTCACAGGGCGCATGAGAGAGTTGATGATCCCAGGATGGACAAACCAGCAACTGGGGAGGACTGGTCCACAGACACGTCGTCTCAAACCAGGGTGTCCTTCGGTGAGATGGGCGTTCCCCGGCAGACCATGGAGGAGCTGAAGACCATCCTGAGGGAAAGTCCTCTGCTCAGCATCCGGGGTAGAGATGATGGGAAGCCAGGGAGTCCTTATACATACCTCCAcggaagcagcagcagtggcggTGGTGTTGGTGGAAGGCCCAATGGACGACAGGACGATGGAAACCCCAACAGGGTGTTCAGCACCTTCAAACCCCAGTCTGACGCTTCCAGAAGGGGGCCCATGTCCAGAGATAGCACATCTATTCAGCAGCCTTCCGGCATGGATTCATCCAGCTCACTCAGGTCTGATGCAAACACAAATAGGCAGCCTGGAGTCAGGGATCACACATATGCAAGCAGCGGCTCCTGGGGCGAGACTGGAGGTTCTAATACAG ATAACGAAACCGAGTCAGTCGAGATCTTTGGGAATCAGAGGTTCATTTCAGCCATGGAGCAGATCAAGCAGCAGATCGCCAGAGAAAACATCAACTTTGTCCGCTTTGAGGCCACCGACCTCCACGGGGTGTCCAGGTCCAAGACAGTGCCTGTCCGCTTCTTCCAT GAGAAAGCAGTATATGGGGTACCGATGCCGAGAAGCTACTTGGAGCTGACCCTGAGCCCTAAGAGCAACGAAGTGGACAATGCCAGCGCCGCCAACTTCAGCAGTGATGTCCTCCTGATCCCTGATCTTTCAACCTTCAGGGTCTTACCCTGGGCTGAGCAGACAGCCCGAGTCATCTGCGACCCCTGCACTGTGACAGGAAGCCCTCTTCGCACCTCACCTCGCCTCATTGCCAAGCAGCTCCTCGGCCAGCTCCAAAGCATGGGATTCTCCCTGCACTCATCCTTCACCTACGAATGCTGTGTCCTCGGAGCGCCAGACCGGATCGGACCAAAGACACTCATGTTCCCGGCCACCACCCTGCTCAGCAATCATGACCTGCCATTCTTCCAGCAGCTGGTGGACAGCATGTACTGCATGGGTGCAGACATAGACAGCATCGCCTCTGCAAGCGGCCCCGGCCAGATGGAGATCAACCTGAGGCCAGAGTTTGGGATTGCTGCTGCTGATACCGCCTTCACTTTCCGCACAGGCATCAAAGAAATGGCCCGTAAACACAGCTACATCGCCAGCTTCTTCACTGATGATGGCCTGTACAATGCTGGGGTGCTCTCTCACAGCTTGTGGGATGCTAACGGGCGACGTAGCCTCTTCCTTAGCGGGGAGAGGGCAGGCGAGCTATCTGAGATTGGCAGAAAATGGCTGGCCGGGCTCCTCACCCACTCTGCTGCCCTGAGCTGCCTGATGTCACCCGGCCTGGGCTGCCGGAGCCACATCGCCAAGACAATCAAAGACCCCAAAAGGATGTTATATGCAACATGCGGTTCCAACGATAACAGCAGCTCCTTCAACATCAAGTGTCACGGCGGGAGGGAGACGCACATTGACAACAAGCTGGGCTCAGCCATGGCCAACCCTTACATTGTCCTGGCTGCTACTGTGGCCGCAGGACTGGACGGCATCAGGCGAAACCTGAATGTTGAGAGTGGTCTGAACAAAGCCCCCACTCAGCAGAAGGAGTTCGCCATTCCCGTGAAGCTCGACGAAGCTCTGGATGCGTTGGGGGAGGATCACGTCATCCGCAGCACCCTCGGAGAGCCGTTCGTTCAGTATTTCATCGCCATGAAAAAGTTTGAGATCGAGACCCAAGAACTGGATGATGAGAGGAACAAGTGCCTGGAGTATTTCATCTAG